TGAAGTACTCATTATTGGCGTTGATAATCATACTACCTTACTTAATGAGTATATATGTACATGAATCGTTAATTACGTATTTTAAATCACTCATTATTTATGGTGTCATGTTTCTTTCAGTGCTCATAACCTTGAGGGTAATTGTTTTCGCTAATTCCTATAGAGGCTTCGGCACAACATTATCGCTATTTAGTACGGCGCTCGCGGCAATAGTAGACCTGCTAATTACATTGGCGATTCATAAATTCATAGTTGGTTTTGGTGCATTATCATTTGTTTTACCGTTAAGTGCCATGATAATGGTACTGAGGGGTCTTGAGCATAATGGCAAGTCAATGAAGAAATATATCCTATATCCACTTTATACTTTACCTGGCATATTAATCATTCAATTAATCTCGTATTTCCTAATCGGTACGGTAAACCCTGTGAAATACGCTGCTTTAGATTCTATATTTTATGTATTCTCATTTCTATTTATTTATTATGTGATTTTTAAGTTCGAAGTTTCGTATGGTGGTACTGATATTCTTAAATTATTTAGTTCATACCTATACACAGCACTTTTTGAATACTCTGAGCCCTTTGAGAGGGAATTGAGTAAGCGGTCTGTTGTTAAGGATGCTAAGGTGCATTTATTCATGGTGAGGAATGATGAAGGTATTTATGCAGTTACTATACCTGAATTGCATGCAGGGCCTATAGCGAAGGTTGGTGGTGGTTATTTAATAAGTGACACTGTTAGTGAGTTAGGTCGTTACGTGAATTCAGTAATTTATCTGCATGGTATTGGTAGTCATGAATTGGATCCAGCAACGAGAATTGACGTACGTAGGGTTGTTAGGGCAGTTGCCATGAAGGTTAAGGAATACTTGAATGATCAGTATGTCAATAATGAATGTATTGGCAAGATACCGTTCCAAATACAAAGTAGTAATTTCAGAATAACGCATGTACCGTTATGCGGTAAGTCTATTGTGATTGTTAGTCGCCTTGTTAAGTCTAGTGATGATATACCTCTTAGGGTTTATGATGAGTTGAAAAGGAAGGTAAAGCTTGATTGGGATAATATAATACTTGTTGATGCGCAGAATTATTATTCGGATAATAATACGTGGGATGAGGATGACATTAATGAATTGGTCTCATTGTTGAGTAAGATTGGGGAGTTGGAGGAGCAGAGACTTGAGATTAAGTCGTGTTTTGCTCATATGCCTAAGTATGCGTTTGGGCCAATACAGTTTGAGATTGGTGATAATGGGTTAATAACATGGGGGTTGGAAATAAATGGTAATAAGATATTATTGGTAATATTTGATGGTAATAATTTAAGGAGGGAGTTAGCTGATGCAATAATTAATGAGTTTAAGAATTACTTTGATATAGTTGAGGTCTTAACAACAGATAATCATCAATATACGGGCATTGCTAGGTTCACGAGAAGTAGGGGTTATAAGGTCGTTGGTGATTCAATCAGTCATGATTTAATAATGAGAAATGTAAGAAGAAGTGTTAAGCAGTGTCTGAATGGCTTAAGGCAGGTTCATGTTAGGTATTACCCGGTTATTGTTGAGGGTGTTAGGTTGGTTGGTGATTCGTTTAATGATATGGTGAAGGCCGCAGAGAGGGGTGTGGTGGATTGGAAGAAGCATTTTGCGGTCTTGATAATACTACCCATACTAACCATGGTTATTCTAGGGATATTACTTGGTATTCTTTAATACTTAATAAATACAAAAGGTTTAATAGAGTGGGTTACGTTTTTACTCAGGAAGGAATATGAGTTCCGAGGATCTAAAAAGGCAAGCAATTAGGGCTCATATAGCGGGACTAATAACTAGGCTTGAGAATTGGGTTAAGGACCAGAGAAAATTCATGGATGAGTTACAGAAGTATGGTGACTACATAGTTAGCCAAGATAGATTATCACTACTGCTTTCCTCACAGGCAATGCTTTATTACATAGAGAGGACCCTTAAGGACTTTGAGTCTTGGCTGAATAATCCAATGATAACCTCAATAATGCCCATAGACATGCTAAAGGAATTAGAGGAGAGACTTAGGGATATAGCCATTGAATTTGTGAGGCTCGATATAGATCATACAAGTAGATACGTGGATATACTTAGGAAGATGGAGAATGAGAATGAGATACCCGACATACTGAGGCTCTATATTGAACAAAGGGGAATTGCGCCACAGAGGGGTCAGCAGGGAGAGCAAGGAGAGGTACCAAGATTCATGTGACCTTAAATTAATTTTAACCTCTTATTTTCCGCTAACTTCATTTAAATAGTCCCTAATTATCTGAATGGCATCCTTACCAAACATCTTAATTATCAAGCCAATATGCTCCTTAATAATCTCGCTTTTTACGTCATAAGGTATCGAAAGCTCATAAACAAATTGCCTAATATTATTAATCACCTTCTCATGCTTATTAATAAAACCCCTGGTGTATAATCTACTTAATACCGTTAGTACGGTTGTGTAGGCAGTTTTTCTACCCCTCTTAGTTAACTCCTCCCAAATTGTCATTGCCGTAGCCTCCTTAAGCTCATTAAGTATGCCAATAACCTCAGCCTCGAGTGGTCCAATCATTAATAAAAGTCTTCTTTTGCGTTCACCCTGCTCCATTATATGGATTTACACGTGTAGTTTTATAAACCTATCACACAGGTCTAAAACTTACCAACTTTAATATCTAGCCTAACCTTATACACATATGGAGCATAATCCCTAACAACCCTCCTATTAATGACCTGGCATTCATAGCCTAACTCATTGCAATAGTTCCTGACAAGATTCTCCGCATCACCGTAAGGGTTCTCCTCAGTACCTAAGTGATAGAAATGTACAATACCACCGTTCCTAACGCACGTTAATGACTGCCTCAGGAATTTATGAGCACCCAATGGCAATGTAAGTATGACCCTATCAACACCACAGAATGACTCCATTAATTTCGCAGCATCTCCAAGCAAGGGCAGTACCTTACCCTCAAGTTTATTTAATTTAATATTATCAAGCATATAGTAATACGCATACTCATTAAGTTCAATCGCAATCACTAATTTAACAAGGGATTGTCTCTTTAGTATAGTAACGGCGTATGGCCCAACACCAGCAAATGGATATAGAATAACTTCACCAGGCATTATCTGCCTAGCGATATCCTCCCTATCGCCTTGATCCCTAGGTGAGAAATAAGCCTTCGTGGGATCTACCTTAATTAGGTAATTACTCTCCTTATGAATGACTTCAGTGGGCCCAGGAACCAAAACCTCATACCTATACAACCTAAACTCGCTCTCCCTTGCTCCAACTCTCCTAAGTACGGCCTTAACATGCTTATTCAATTTAATTATGGTCTCACCGATCACGAACTTATAATTCTCAAGCTCTGGTGGTATTTCTATGATAGCTACTGCACCTGACCTAGAACCAATTATGTCAAAGCTCCTTGGTACCTTATCCCAAAGCTCCCTAGGGATTA
This is a stretch of genomic DNA from Vulcanisaeta moutnovskia 768-28. It encodes these proteins:
- a CDS encoding DUF2070 family protein, with product MRRGRSFEHGYTIVFRGGDSMKYSLLALIIILPYLMSIYVHESLITYFKSLIIYGVMFLSVLITLRVIVFANSYRGFGTTLSLFSTALAAIVDLLITLAIHKFIVGFGALSFVLPLSAMIMVLRGLEHNGKSMKKYILYPLYTLPGILIIQLISYFLIGTVNPVKYAALDSIFYVFSFLFIYYVIFKFEVSYGGTDILKLFSSYLYTALFEYSEPFERELSKRSVVKDAKVHLFMVRNDEGIYAVTIPELHAGPIAKVGGGYLISDTVSELGRYVNSVIYLHGIGSHELDPATRIDVRRVVRAVAMKVKEYLNDQYVNNECIGKIPFQIQSSNFRITHVPLCGKSIVIVSRLVKSSDDIPLRVYDELKRKVKLDWDNIILVDAQNYYSDNNTWDEDDINELVSLLSKIGELEEQRLEIKSCFAHMPKYAFGPIQFEIGDNGLITWGLEINGNKILLVIFDGNNLRRELADAIINEFKNYFDIVEVLTTDNHQYTGIARFTRSRGYKVVGDSISHDLIMRNVRRSVKQCLNGLRQVHVRYYPVIVEGVRLVGDSFNDMVKAAERGVVDWKKHFAVLIILPILTMVILGILLGIL
- a CDS encoding DUF2153 family protein, with the protein product MSSEDLKRQAIRAHIAGLITRLENWVKDQRKFMDELQKYGDYIVSQDRLSLLLSSQAMLYYIERTLKDFESWLNNPMITSIMPIDMLKELEERLRDIAIEFVRLDIDHTSRYVDILRKMENENEIPDILRLYIEQRGIAPQRGQQGEQGEVPRFM
- a CDS encoding BlaI/MecI/CopY family transcriptional regulator, encoding MEQGERKRRLLLMIGPLEAEVIGILNELKEATAMTIWEELTKRGRKTAYTTVLTVLSRLYTRGFINKHEKVINNIRQFVYELSIPYDVKSEIIKEHIGLIIKMFGKDAIQIIRDYLNEVSGK
- a CDS encoding class I SAM-dependent methyltransferase → MPTLKEVIKPLIPRELWDKVPRSFDIIGSRSGAVAIIEIPPELENYKFVIGETIIKLNKHVKAVLRRVGARESEFRLYRYEVLVPGPTEVIHKESNYLIKVDPTKAYFSPRDQGDREDIARQIMPGEVILYPFAGVGPYAVTILKRQSLVKLVIAIELNEYAYYYMLDNIKLNKLEGKVLPLLGDAAKLMESFCGVDRVILTLPLGAHKFLRQSLTCVRNGGIVHFYHLGTEENPYGDAENLVRNYCNELGYECQVINRRVVRDYAPYVYKVRLDIKVGKF